From a single Bacillus gobiensis genomic region:
- the dck gene encoding deoxyadenosine/deoxycytidine kinase, whose protein sequence is MIEQKSLTIPKNAIITIAGTVGVGKSTLTQALAKKLNFKTSLEKVDHNPYLEKFYHDFERWSFHLQIYFLAERFKEQKNIFESGGGFVQDRSIYEDTGIFAKMHADKGTMSKVDFKTYTSLFEAMVMTPYFPHPDVMIYLEGDLNSILKRIEERGRDMELQTDISYWQEMHTRYENWISGFNACPVLRLNIDEYDLLEDESSLDLVIERIGKIIEETRN, encoded by the coding sequence ATGATCGAACAAAAAAGCTTAACCATTCCAAAGAACGCCATTATCACAATAGCCGGAACTGTCGGTGTTGGAAAATCCACTCTGACTCAGGCTCTGGCAAAAAAGCTTAATTTCAAAACATCATTAGAAAAAGTCGATCATAATCCCTATCTCGAGAAATTTTATCATGATTTTGAACGATGGAGCTTCCATTTGCAAATTTACTTTCTCGCAGAAAGGTTCAAGGAACAAAAGAACATCTTTGAATCAGGCGGCGGCTTTGTCCAAGATCGCTCCATTTATGAAGATACAGGGATCTTCGCGAAGATGCATGCCGATAAAGGAACAATGTCAAAGGTTGATTTTAAAACCTATACGAGCTTGTTTGAAGCCATGGTCATGACTCCGTATTTCCCGCATCCCGATGTGATGATTTATTTAGAAGGTGACCTGAATTCCATTTTAAAACGAATCGAAGAACGCGGGAGAGACATGGAGCTGCAAACAGACATCTCATATTGGCAGGAAATGCATACACGTTATGAAAACTGGATCAGCGGATTTAACGCATGTCCGGTTCTGAGGCTGAATATTGATGAATATGACCTGCTTGAGGATGAGAGCTCCTTGGACCTTGTGATTGAAAGAATCGGCAAAATTATAGAAGAAACGAGAAATTAA
- a CDS encoding deoxynucleoside kinase, translating into MKQTPFVAVEGPIGAGKTTLAAMLSKDLNFQLVKEIVEENPFLEKFYENIDEWSFQLEMFFLCHRYKQLEDIERHYMMQQKPVIADYHNYKNLIFADLTLSEKNLEKYRQIFKILSADLPKPGVIIYIKASLPTLLLRIKKRGRSFEQEMDSEYLAQLIKKYETAMDQLIKADPSLNIITIDGDKEDFVQSKDAYERIVKQVKEIVHL; encoded by the coding sequence ATGAAACAAACCCCTTTTGTCGCGGTTGAAGGTCCGATCGGAGCCGGCAAAACGACACTTGCTGCCATGCTTTCTAAGGATTTGAACTTTCAACTGGTGAAAGAAATCGTTGAAGAAAACCCATTCCTTGAGAAATTTTACGAAAACATTGACGAGTGGAGCTTCCAATTGGAAATGTTTTTTTTATGCCATCGGTATAAACAGCTGGAGGATATAGAGCGTCATTATATGATGCAGCAAAAGCCTGTCATTGCCGATTACCATAATTATAAAAATTTGATCTTCGCAGACCTGACATTATCCGAAAAGAACCTTGAAAAGTACCGGCAAATTTTCAAAATCCTATCTGCAGACCTCCCAAAGCCAGGGGTAATCATTTACATAAAAGCAAGCCTGCCTACTTTATTATTGAGAATCAAAAAACGCGGACGTTCATTTGAACAGGAAATGGACAGCGAGTATTTAGCACAATTAATAAAAAAGTATGAAACGGCAATGGATCAATTAATCAAAGCCGATCCTTCTTTGAATATCATTACAATAGACGGAGATAAGGAAGATTTCGTTCAATCAAAAGATGCCTATGAACGGATTGTCAAACAAGTAAAGGAGATCGTCCACTTATGA
- a CDS encoding glycoside hydrolase family 18 protein: protein MKQGDTIEQIALRYRTTPEAIIQTNEVPNPDKLVVGQTIVIPIAGQFYEVQRGDSLTTIGRRFNISAAELAQINRIQLHAILPINFLLYIPARPKRKAEVNAYLEPRGTSVSQNLQQAAREASPYLTYLGAFSFQAKRDGTLKEPPLNNLKQIADRRNVTFMMIVTNLENDGFSDELGRILLTDTAIKRKFLDNIVATAKKYGFRDIHFDFEYLRPQDKEAYNRFLREARTRFKREGWFISSALAPKTSAGQKGKWYEAHDYKAHGEIVDFVVLMTYEWGYSGGPAQAVSPINQVRKVVDYALTEMPSSKIMLGQNLYGYDWTLPYVPGGPFAKAVSPQQAILRASENDVPIQYDDTAQAPFYTYTDDNGKKHEVWFEDARSIQAKFDLIKSLNLRGISYWKLGLSFPQNWLLISDQFQVEKKTFPS from the coding sequence GTGAAACAAGGCGATACGATCGAACAAATTGCTTTGAGATATAGGACAACACCGGAAGCCATCATCCAAACAAATGAAGTTCCAAATCCGGATAAGCTTGTTGTCGGACAAACCATTGTTATTCCGATTGCCGGGCAGTTTTATGAAGTGCAGCGCGGGGATTCGTTAACAACAATCGGCCGCAGGTTCAATATATCCGCTGCTGAGCTTGCCCAAATTAATCGCATTCAATTGCACGCGATTCTGCCTATCAATTTTCTGCTGTATATTCCTGCCCGTCCAAAAAGGAAGGCTGAAGTAAATGCCTACCTTGAGCCAAGAGGAACGAGTGTCAGCCAAAATCTTCAACAAGCAGCAAGAGAGGCTTCCCCCTATCTCACATATTTAGGGGCATTCAGCTTTCAAGCGAAGAGGGACGGTACCCTGAAAGAGCCTCCGCTCAACAACCTTAAGCAAATTGCGGACAGGCGAAATGTCACTTTTATGATGATTGTCACTAATTTAGAGAATGACGGATTCAGCGACGAGCTCGGACGGATTTTGCTTACCGACACAGCTATAAAAAGAAAATTTCTCGACAACATCGTAGCGACGGCAAAAAAATACGGCTTTCGCGACATTCACTTTGATTTTGAATACTTACGGCCTCAGGACAAAGAAGCCTATAATCGTTTCTTACGAGAAGCGAGAACCCGGTTTAAACGAGAAGGCTGGTTTATCTCATCAGCCCTGGCGCCAAAAACGAGCGCCGGCCAAAAAGGAAAGTGGTATGAAGCCCATGACTACAAAGCACATGGGGAGATTGTCGACTTTGTCGTTCTGATGACCTACGAATGGGGCTACAGCGGAGGTCCTGCGCAAGCCGTTTCACCGATAAATCAGGTGCGTAAGGTCGTCGATTACGCGCTGACCGAGATGCCGTCCTCTAAAATTATGCTCGGCCAAAATCTGTACGGCTATGACTGGACCTTGCCCTATGTCCCAGGAGGACCTTTCGCAAAAGCCGTAAGCCCACAGCAGGCCATTCTTCGCGCCAGTGAAAACGATGTTCCCATTCAATATGATGACACGGCACAAGCCCCTTTTTATACTTATACTGATGATAACGGCAAAAAGCATGAAGTCTGGTTCGAGGATGCCCGTTCCATTCAAGCGAAGTTTGATTTGATTAAATCACTGAATCTCAGAGGAATCAGCTACTGGAAGCTCGGGCTTTCCTTCCCGCAAAACTGGCTTTTAATATCCGATCAATTTCAAGTCGAGAAAAAAACGTTTCCTAGTTAG
- a CDS encoding isochorismatase family cysteine hydrolase: MAQSNTALIIIDMINDFDFDMGELLSEKTRKMVPNLLRVKEHARKMKWPIIYINDHYDTWQADLSTILSACKNEKSQEIIDQIAPDGDDYFLIKPKHSAFYGTALETLLNKLGAEKLILTGIAGNICVLFTANDAYMREYKLIIPRDCMVSNNDKDNEYTLTVMENVLLAKITSSKDLAGDS, translated from the coding sequence TTGGCACAATCTAATACCGCTTTAATCATTATAGATATGATCAATGATTTTGATTTCGATATGGGTGAATTGCTCTCTGAAAAAACGAGAAAGATGGTTCCCAACCTGCTCCGTGTAAAAGAACATGCCCGTAAAATGAAATGGCCTATTATATACATTAACGATCATTACGATACTTGGCAAGCAGACCTCTCCACTATTTTGTCTGCCTGCAAAAACGAAAAAAGCCAGGAAATCATTGATCAGATTGCTCCAGATGGCGACGATTATTTTTTGATCAAACCGAAGCATTCCGCTTTTTATGGAACCGCTTTAGAAACCCTTTTAAATAAATTGGGTGCAGAAAAACTGATTTTAACGGGGATTGCCGGAAATATTTGCGTTTTGTTTACAGCGAACGACGCCTATATGAGAGAGTATAAGCTGATCATTCCCCGGGATTGCATGGTGTCAAATAATGACAAAGACAATGAGTATACGCTGACCGTTATGGAAAATGTGCTTTTGGCCAAAATTACGTCGTCAAAAGATCTCGCAGGGGACTCCTAG
- the tadA gene encoding tRNA adenosine(34) deaminase TadA, whose amino-acid sequence MTNEYFMKEAIKEARKAGEKGEVPIGAVLVLNGEIIARAHNLRETEQRSMAHAEMLVIDEACQTLGTWRLEDTELYVTLEPCPMCAGAIVLSRVSKVVFGAHDPKGGCAGTLMNLLTDERFNHQAEVVGDVLADECGRLLSDFFKALRMKKKSQGN is encoded by the coding sequence TTGACGAATGAATATTTTATGAAAGAAGCGATAAAGGAAGCAAGAAAAGCCGGGGAAAAAGGCGAAGTACCGATTGGGGCAGTGCTCGTTTTAAATGGTGAAATAATAGCACGCGCTCACAATTTAAGGGAAACTGAGCAGCGTTCGATGGCGCATGCGGAAATGCTTGTAATTGATGAGGCTTGCCAAACTCTCGGTACGTGGCGGTTGGAGGATACGGAATTGTACGTTACACTGGAGCCGTGCCCGATGTGCGCAGGAGCTATTGTTCTTTCGAGAGTAAGCAAAGTTGTGTTTGGCGCACATGACCCAAAAGGAGGGTGTGCGGGAACCTTAATGAATTTGCTCACAGATGAGCGGTTTAATCATCAGGCAGAGGTCGTAGGTGATGTGCTTGCCGATGAGTGCGGCAGATTGCTGAGTGATTTTTTTAAAGCTCTTCGGATGAAAAAGAAGTCTCAGGGAAATTGA
- the dnaX gene encoding DNA polymerase III subunit gamma/tau — protein sequence MSYQALYRVFRPQIFEDVVGQEHITKTLQNALLQKKFSHAYLFSGPRGTGKTSAAKIFAKAVNCERAPVGEPCNECSSCLGITNGSIQDVIEIDAASNNGVDEIRDIRDKVKFAPSSVTYKVYIIDEVHMLSIGAFNALLKTLEEPPEHCLFILATTEPHKIPLTIISRCQRFDFKRITTEAISVRMQRIVHEEQLSVEDGALEIIASAADGGMRDALSLLDQAISYSNEMLTVDDALLITGSVSQTHIGNLTRFLYEQNVSEALKTLNELLQQGKDPSKLAEDMIFYFRDMLLYQSAPDLEGVLEKVKVDEAFNELSERIPSRQLYEMIEVLNSSHQEMKWTNHPRVFFEVAVVKICQSASQEPANNQELKTLINKLTQLENELKRLKSSGIPASSGDQPKKEAPRQQRSKKNSFKSPVGRIHEILKEATRNDLEKIKKVWGELLAELNRQNKRSHAALLKDTEPAAASTSAFVLKFTYEIHCQMVAENRNQIRTDLEQILESLLGHQMDLVGVPDSQWGKIRGDFLADHQQEDTDQARPANEEDPLISEAKKLVGPDLIEIKD from the coding sequence GTGAGTTACCAGGCTCTTTACCGGGTATTCAGGCCACAGATATTTGAAGATGTCGTCGGACAAGAACACATCACAAAAACGCTGCAAAATGCCCTTTTACAAAAGAAATTTTCTCATGCTTATTTGTTTTCCGGACCCAGAGGAACAGGGAAAACCAGTGCGGCGAAGATTTTCGCAAAAGCTGTAAACTGTGAACGAGCTCCGGTTGGCGAGCCTTGCAATGAATGCTCATCGTGTCTCGGAATTACAAATGGATCAATCCAAGATGTCATTGAAATTGATGCAGCCTCAAATAATGGGGTAGATGAAATTCGGGATATAAGAGACAAAGTAAAATTTGCACCCTCTAGCGTGACATACAAGGTCTATATCATCGATGAGGTTCATATGCTTTCTATTGGCGCTTTTAATGCCCTTTTGAAAACCTTGGAAGAGCCTCCTGAGCATTGCCTTTTTATACTTGCTACGACAGAACCTCATAAAATTCCTTTGACGATCATTTCAAGATGCCAGCGTTTTGATTTTAAGCGGATTACAACTGAAGCGATTTCTGTCAGAATGCAGAGAATCGTTCATGAAGAACAGCTGTCTGTTGAGGACGGAGCGTTGGAGATTATCGCCAGTGCGGCGGATGGCGGAATGAGAGACGCGTTAAGCCTTCTCGATCAGGCTATTTCGTACAGTAATGAGATGCTGACCGTAGATGACGCATTGTTGATTACAGGCTCTGTTTCCCAGACGCATATCGGGAACCTCACACGATTTTTATACGAACAAAATGTTTCAGAAGCGTTAAAAACGCTGAATGAATTGCTGCAGCAAGGGAAAGATCCGTCGAAGCTCGCTGAAGATATGATTTTTTATTTCAGGGATATGCTTTTATACCAATCGGCCCCCGACCTTGAAGGCGTCCTTGAAAAGGTTAAGGTCGATGAAGCATTCAATGAACTTTCTGAAAGGATTCCCTCCCGGCAGCTGTATGAAATGATTGAAGTGTTAAATAGCAGCCATCAGGAAATGAAATGGACGAATCATCCGCGTGTGTTTTTTGAAGTGGCTGTCGTGAAGATTTGCCAATCAGCTAGTCAAGAACCCGCGAACAATCAGGAATTGAAAACGTTAATCAATAAATTGACCCAGCTGGAAAATGAGCTGAAACGTCTGAAATCATCAGGAATTCCAGCATCTTCAGGAGATCAGCCGAAAAAAGAAGCCCCGAGGCAGCAAAGAAGTAAAAAAAATTCGTTTAAATCGCCTGTCGGGAGAATTCATGAAATTTTAAAAGAAGCAACAAGAAATGATTTGGAAAAGATTAAAAAGGTTTGGGGAGAGCTTCTTGCTGAGCTGAACAGGCAGAATAAGCGATCTCATGCGGCGCTTTTAAAAGATACTGAGCCGGCTGCTGCTTCTACTTCTGCTTTTGTCCTCAAATTCACTTACGAAATCCATTGTCAAATGGTTGCTGAAAACAGAAATCAGATTCGAACAGATTTGGAACAGATCCTTGAATCCTTACTGGGACACCAAATGGATTTGGTTGGCGTTCCAGACAGCCAATGGGGTAAAATAAGAGGAGACTTTCTGGCTGATCATCAGCAGGAAGATACGGATCAAGCACGGCCTGCAAACGAAGAAGATCCGCTTATCTCCGAAGCAAAAAAACTGGTAGGTCCGGATTTAATAGAGATTAAAGACTAA
- a CDS encoding YbaB/EbfC family nucleoid-associated protein, with amino-acid sequence MRGGMGNMQKMMKQMQKMQKDMQKAQEELSDKVLEGTAGGGMVTVKVNGQKEVVDVLIKEEVVDPEDVEMLQDLILAATNDALKQIDELTNETMGQFTKGMNMPGLF; translated from the coding sequence ATGCGTGGTGGAATGGGAAATATGCAAAAAATGATGAAACAAATGCAAAAAATGCAAAAGGATATGCAAAAAGCACAGGAGGAACTTTCTGATAAGGTGCTTGAAGGAACAGCTGGCGGCGGCATGGTAACGGTAAAAGTGAACGGCCAGAAAGAAGTCGTAGATGTTTTAATAAAAGAAGAGGTCGTTGATCCGGAAGACGTAGAAATGCTGCAGGACCTTATTCTCGCAGCAACTAATGACGCATTGAAACAAATTGATGAGCTTACGAATGAGACGATGGGCCAATTCACTAAAGGGATGAATATGCCGGGCTTGTTCTAA
- the recR gene encoding recombination mediator RecR, whose protein sequence is MQYPEPISKLIDGFMKLPGIGPKTAVRLAFFVLSMKEDVVLDFAKALVNAKRNLSYCSVCGHITDKDPCYICEDTRKDRSIVCVVQDPKDVIAMEKMKEYNGLYHVLHGSISPMDGIGPEDINIPDLLKRLQNEEITEVILATNPNIEGEATAMYISRLLKPTGIKVSRIAHGLPVGGDLEYADEVTLSRALEGRREL, encoded by the coding sequence ATGCAGTATCCTGAACCAATATCAAAGCTGATTGATGGCTTTATGAAATTGCCAGGAATCGGACCGAAAACTGCGGTCCGTCTGGCTTTTTTTGTGCTAAGTATGAAGGAGGACGTAGTTTTAGATTTTGCGAAAGCGCTGGTTAATGCGAAGCGGAATTTATCTTACTGCTCCGTATGCGGCCATATTACGGACAAGGATCCTTGCTATATTTGCGAAGATACGAGAAAAGACCGCTCAATTGTCTGTGTTGTCCAAGATCCGAAAGACGTCATTGCCATGGAAAAGATGAAAGAGTACAACGGGTTATATCATGTGCTGCATGGGTCTATCTCCCCTATGGACGGTATCGGGCCTGAAGACATCAATATTCCTGATTTGCTAAAACGACTGCAAAACGAAGAAATTACTGAGGTCATTTTAGCGACAAACCCGAATATCGAGGGAGAAGCAACGGCAATGTATATCTCGAGGCTTTTAAAACCGACGGGAATTAAGGTTTCCCGCATCGCGCACGGTCTGCCGGTGGGAGGAGACCTGGAATATGCAGATGAGGTGACTCTTTCAAGAGCTTTGGAAGGCCGGCGTGAACTATAG
- a CDS encoding YaaL family protein has translation MGFLRKNKLRKEFDEKLVDQLLRQKEEWNRQKRLVENSVEPSPGVLYELKLAEAKYFFYLREAKKRKLRLGGWK, from the coding sequence ATGGGGTTTCTTCGAAAAAACAAACTGAGAAAAGAATTTGATGAGAAGCTCGTGGATCAGCTGCTTCGGCAAAAAGAGGAATGGAACAGACAGAAAAGGCTGGTAGAAAACAGTGTGGAGCCTTCTCCTGGTGTCCTATATGAATTGAAGCTGGCTGAAGCAAAGTATTTCTTCTATTTGAGAGAAGCAAAAAAACGGAAGCTTCGGCTAGGCGGCTGGAAATAA
- a CDS encoding pro-sigmaK processing inhibitor BofA family protein, whose protein sequence is MEAFLIIGSIIGLIVLLLSSKGSFQPLKFIGVISIKLAVGALLLFCVNMLGSSIGIHVPINFVTTGISGLLGIPGIAALVIVEQFILG, encoded by the coding sequence ATGGAAGCTTTTCTTATCATTGGGTCTATTATAGGTCTAATTGTCCTGCTGTTATCTTCTAAAGGGTCATTTCAGCCGTTAAAATTCATTGGAGTGATCTCTATTAAGCTGGCTGTAGGGGCGTTGTTGTTGTTTTGTGTAAACATGCTCGGCTCAAGCATTGGAATCCATGTTCCGATTAATTTTGTTACAACAGGGATCAGCGGTCTTTTGGGTATACCTGGAATAGCCGCATTAGTGATCGTAGAGCAGTTTATATTGGGATAA